In Amycolatopsis sp. EV170708-02-1, the following are encoded in one genomic region:
- a CDS encoding NAD(P)-dependent alcohol dehydrogenase — protein sequence MTTTTHAIAAPSPGAALSPTTIERRDLRPDDVLIDIAYAGICHSDIHQVKEDWGSAIFPMVPGHEIAGVVAAVGSGVTKYQVGDRVGVGCMVDSCGECEYCLAGTEQFCLKGNIQTYNGVGFDGENTYGGYSRQIVVKDAFVCRIPEGIGLDVAAPLLCAGITTYSPLNRWGAGPGKKVAVVGLGGLGHMAVKIAVAMGAEVTVLSQSLKKQEDGLKLGAKDYFATGDASTFKTLRGRFDLILNTVSATLPVDSYLGMLRVGGAMVNVGAPGEPLSYNAFSLLGGNRVLAGSMIGGIAETQEMLDFCAEHGIGAEIETISADQVNVAYDRVENSDVRYRFVIDAATIGA from the coding sequence TCCGGACGACGTGCTGATCGACATCGCGTACGCGGGGATCTGCCACAGCGACATCCACCAGGTGAAGGAGGACTGGGGCAGCGCGATCTTCCCGATGGTGCCCGGTCACGAGATCGCCGGCGTCGTCGCCGCGGTCGGCTCCGGCGTGACGAAGTACCAGGTCGGCGACCGGGTCGGGGTCGGCTGCATGGTCGATTCCTGTGGTGAGTGCGAATACTGCCTCGCCGGCACCGAGCAGTTCTGCCTCAAGGGCAACATCCAGACCTACAACGGCGTCGGTTTCGACGGCGAGAACACCTACGGCGGTTACAGCCGCCAGATCGTCGTGAAGGACGCTTTCGTCTGCCGGATCCCGGAGGGGATCGGCCTCGACGTCGCCGCTCCGCTGTTGTGCGCGGGCATCACCACCTACTCCCCGCTGAACCGCTGGGGTGCCGGACCGGGCAAGAAGGTCGCCGTCGTCGGCCTCGGCGGGCTCGGGCACATGGCGGTCAAGATCGCGGTCGCCATGGGCGCCGAGGTCACCGTGCTCAGCCAGAGCCTGAAGAAGCAGGAGGACGGCCTGAAGCTGGGCGCGAAGGACTACTTCGCGACCGGTGACGCGTCGACGTTCAAGACGCTGCGCGGCCGCTTCGACCTGATCCTCAACACCGTTTCGGCGACGCTGCCCGTCGACTCCTACCTCGGCATGCTGCGGGTCGGCGGCGCGATGGTGAACGTCGGCGCGCCCGGCGAACCGTTGTCCTACAACGCCTTCTCGCTGCTCGGCGGGAACAGGGTGCTCGCCGGTTCGATGATCGGCGGGATCGCCGAGACGCAGGAGATGCTCGACTTCTGCGCCGAGCACGGGATCGGCGCGGAGATCGAGACGATCTCGGCCGACCAGGTGAACGTGGCCTACGACCGCGTCGAGAACAGTGACGTCCGCTACCGGTTCGTCATCGACGCGGCGACCATCGGCGCCTGA